Proteins from one Podospora pseudoanserina strain CBS 124.78 chromosome 1, whole genome shotgun sequence genomic window:
- the NHP6 gene encoding Non-histone chromosomal protein 6 (COG:K; EggNog:ENOG503P5CR), with product MPKAAVKSKAEPKVKRGRGKKDPNAPKRGLSAYMFFANEQRENVREENPGVSFGQVGKILGERWKALSDKQRAPYEAKAAADKKRYEDEKQAYNADGDEEESS from the exons ATGCCTAAGGCCGCAGTTAAGAGCAAGGCCGAGcccaaggtgaagagggggcgGGGCAAGAAGG ACCCCAACGCTCCCAAGCGTGGTCTTTCGGCGTACATGTTCTTTGCCAACGAGCAGAGAGAGAACGTGCGCGAGGAGAACCCTGGTGTTTCCTTCGGCCAGGTTGGCAAGATCCTCGGTGAGCGATGGAAGGCTCTCAGCGACAAGCAGCGTGCCCCGTAtgaggccaaggctgccgccGACAAGAAGCGttatgaggatgagaagcagGCGTACAAC GccgacggcgacgaggaggagtcgTCGTAA